A DNA window from Zingiber officinale cultivar Zhangliang chromosome 3A, Zo_v1.1, whole genome shotgun sequence contains the following coding sequences:
- the LOC122050419 gene encoding homogentisate 1,2-dioxygenase-like, whose amino-acid sequence MEKPSAEPEYLSGFGNHFESEALPGALTRGQNSPLKCPYSLYAEQISGTSFTAPRKLNQRSWLYRIKPSVTHEPFHARVPRHERLVSEFNQTTSSATPTQLRWKPVNIPDSGSSTDFIDGLYTVCGSGSSFIRHGYAIHMYAANKSMDGCALCNADGDFLIVPQKGRLSITTECGKLQVSPGEMVVLPQGFRFSVNLPDGPSRGYVAEIFGAHFQLPDLGPIGANGLAAARDFLVPTAWFEENYQPGYTIVQKFGGELFTAKQDFSPFNVVAWHGNYAPYKYDLGKFCPFNTVLCDHGDPSVNTVLTAPSDKPGVALLDFVIFPPRWSVAEHTFRPPYYHRNCMSEFMGLIYGVYEAKADGFLPGGASLHSCMTPHGPDTTTYEATIACGDNSEPFRIGGTLAFMFESYLIPRICPWALESPDLDKNYYQCWIGLRPHFSPHNGVEENGALTISVTGSLTMMKLMTEFSSCFVVLFSATSYALKKHD is encoded by the exons ATGGAGAAGCCGTCGGCGGAGCCAGAATATCTGTCGGGGTTCGGCAACCACTTCGAGTCGGAGGCGCTGCCGGGGGCGCTGACGCGCGGCCAGAACAGCCCCCTCAAGTGCCCCTACAGCCTCTACGCCGAACAGATCTCCGGCACCTCTTTCACCGCCCCCCGCAAGCTCAACCAGCGCAG CTGGTTGTATCGTATAAAGCCTTCGGTCACTCATGAACCGTTCCACGCTCGTGTTCCTCGCCATGAACGTCTTGTTAGTGAATTTAATCAAACAACTAGTTCTGCTACACCAACTCAGCTCCGCTGGAAGCCAGTAAACATCCCTGATTCAGGTTCATCAACAGATTTCATTGATGGACTTTATACTGTGTGCGGATCGGGAAGTTCTTTCATTCGGCACGGTTAtgcaattcacat GTATGCTGCTAACAAATCCATGGATGGTTGCGCCTTATGCAACGCTGATGGTGATTTTTTAATAGTTCCACAGAAGGGAA GGTTGTCAATAACAACTGAATGTGGGAAGTTGCAAGTTTCTCCTGGTGAAATGGTTGTCCTTCCTCAAGGGTTTCGTTTTTCTGTAAACTTGCCTGATGGTCCATCAAGGGGCTATGTTGCTGAAATTTTTGGTGCACATTTTCAGCTTCCTGATCTTGGCCCAATTG GGGCTAACGGTCTGGCCGCTGCGAGAGATTTCCTTGTTCCAACTGCTTGGTTTGAAGAAAATTACCAGCCAGGGTATACAATTGTGCAAAAGTTTGGCGGAGAGCTTTTCACTGCAAAACAAGATTtttctccatttaatgtggttGCTTGGCATGGAAATTATGCACCATACAAG TATGATTTGGGTAAGTTCTGCCCATTCAATACTGTTTTATGTGATCATGGGGATCCTTCTGTAAACACAG TACTAACAGCACCATCAGATAAGCCAGGTGTTGCATTACTTGACTTTGTAATTTTCCCACCACGGTGGTCAGTTGCTGAACATACTTTTCGGCCTCCATATTATCACAGAAATTGTATGAGTGAATTTATGGGTTTAATTTATGGTGTGTATGAG GCTAAAGCTGATGGGTTTCTTCCTGGGGGTGCCAGTCTCCATAGCTGTATGACACCACATGGACCCGATACTACAACCTATGAG GCAACTATTGCCTGTGGTGACAATAGTGAGCCATTTCGGATAGGGGGTACCTTGGCTTTCATGTTCGAGTCATACCTCATACCTCGCATTTGCCCTTGGGCACTCGAGTCACCTGACCTGGATAAAAACTACTACCAGTGTTGGATTGGATTGAGGCCGCACTTCTCGCCTCACAACGGAGTAGAAGAAAATGGGGCTCTCACTATTTCTGTCACTGGAtctttgactatgatgaaacttatgacAGAATTCAGCAGCTGCTTTGTGGTTTTGTTCTCTGCCACAAGTTATGCGCTAAAAAAGCATGATTAA